Proteins found in one Sporosarcina jeotgali genomic segment:
- a CDS encoding ABC transporter ATP-binding protein — protein sequence MIEISNLTKKYGQFKALDELTLSLDEGTVFGFVGANGAGKSTTFLILATLLQPTSGTVTINGVDVTKKPEEIRKLIGYMPDFFGIYDQLKAHEYLDFYGASYGIPVEKRNQLITELLELVNLTDKREAYVDSLSRGMKQRLCLARSLIHDPKVLILDEPASGLDPRARVEMRDILRSLKSLGKTILISSHILPELAEMCDEIGVIDNGKLIAHGSVSEIQAKLLGDKTITTRISGDSGAAVAFFEESPFVSAISHEMHEGVLSFTFKGDDAQQFQLLREAVLSGIHIVSFMENSVDLEDVFMEITKGVEPNEKQTN from the coding sequence ATGATAGAAATCTCCAATCTTACAAAAAAGTACGGTCAATTCAAAGCACTGGATGAGCTGACGTTGTCATTGGATGAAGGTACAGTCTTTGGTTTTGTGGGAGCGAACGGTGCTGGTAAGTCCACAACTTTTCTAATATTAGCTACGCTATTACAGCCTACTTCAGGAACTGTGACTATAAATGGTGTGGATGTTACGAAGAAACCCGAAGAGATTCGAAAACTCATTGGCTACATGCCTGATTTCTTCGGAATCTATGACCAATTAAAAGCGCACGAGTATTTAGACTTTTATGGTGCCAGCTATGGAATTCCTGTAGAAAAAAGAAACCAGCTGATTACGGAACTTTTGGAACTTGTCAACTTAACGGACAAACGCGAGGCATATGTAGACTCTCTTTCCAGGGGAATGAAACAAAGACTGTGTCTTGCTAGAAGTCTTATACATGATCCGAAAGTTCTTATTCTAGACGAACCGGCCTCCGGTCTGGACCCGAGAGCACGGGTAGAAATGCGAGATATTTTACGTTCGTTGAAAAGCTTAGGGAAAACGATCTTGATCTCGTCACATATTTTACCGGAACTAGCGGAAATGTGTGATGAAATTGGAGTGATTGATAATGGAAAGCTAATTGCTCACGGATCCGTGTCGGAAATACAGGCAAAGCTTCTAGGGGATAAGACGATTACGACAAGAATTTCAGGAGATAGCGGTGCTGCAGTTGCGTTCTTTGAAGAGAGCCCGTTCGTTTCTGCAATTTCCCATGAAATGCATGAAGGTGTGTTGTCGTTTACATTTAAAGGAGACGACGCTCAACAGTTTCAATTGTTGAGGGAAGCTGTGTTGTCAGGAATTCATATTGTATCGTTTATGGAAAACTCTGTAGATCTAGAAGATGTCTTTATGGAGATTACGAAAGGAGTGGAGCCTAATGAAAAGCAGACTAACTAA
- a CDS encoding ABC transporter permease: MKSRLTNPVLAKEVKLRFRSPKSFIGILLYLLAMCIFVFGFIYTTTSLTGTIYFKPSESVILFTFLTFIQLGLVLFITPGLTAGTISGERERQTLPMLLTTSQSSFQIVTGKLLSSVLFLLLLIFAGLPVYSMVFLFGGISPVLLVKSLLFLFVTLLAIGSLGVLFSTLIRRTTVSMIATYGSMLFFSAVIPFLFLIIIQVNQFGAMGMTPSKSYAGHILASINPEIFFATLLEPEIGTGIQEMTQVTFPLWIGYLIFYGLITIISIWIATKKLRVNMKKHK, from the coding sequence ATGAAAAGCAGACTAACTAATCCTGTTCTTGCTAAAGAAGTGAAGCTCCGCTTTCGAAGCCCCAAAAGCTTTATTGGTATATTGCTCTATTTACTGGCGATGTGTATTTTTGTATTTGGCTTTATCTACACAACAACCAGTTTGACTGGAACAATCTATTTCAAACCGTCAGAAAGTGTAATTCTTTTCACCTTTTTAACATTCATCCAATTGGGACTCGTGCTGTTTATTACCCCGGGCCTGACTGCTGGAACGATCAGCGGAGAGCGTGAACGTCAAACGCTGCCGATGTTATTGACGACATCTCAAAGTTCGTTCCAAATTGTCACAGGAAAATTGCTGTCTTCAGTTTTATTTTTACTGCTTCTTATTTTTGCGGGGTTACCTGTATACAGTATGGTATTTTTGTTCGGTGGGATTTCCCCCGTCCTGTTAGTAAAATCATTGCTATTCCTATTTGTCACGCTTCTAGCGATAGGTAGTCTAGGAGTATTGTTTTCGACATTGATTCGAAGAACGACGGTATCGATGATTGCAACATACGGCAGTATGCTGTTTTTCTCTGCGGTCATTCCATTTTTGTTTTTGATCATCATTCAGGTAAATCAGTTTGGAGCAATGGGCATGACCCCGTCTAAATCATATGCTGGTCATATCCTTGCGTCCATCAACCCCGAAATTTTCTTTGCAACGCTGTTAGAGCCGGAAATTGGTACCGGGATTCAAGAGATGACACAAGTGACATTCCCGCTTTGGATCGGCTATTTAATTTTTTATGGATTGATCACGATTATTTCCATCTGGATTGCGACTAAGAAACTAAGAGTGAATATGAAAAAACATAAATAA
- a CDS encoding AAA family ATPase produces the protein MSDLLEPFEEMSQKMSDVRKEIEKFIVGQEQAIEYTLLSILADGHALLEGAPGLGKTMLIRTISEALDLTFKRIQFTPDLMPSDITGTTLLERDEEGRQRFTFNEGPLFSQLVLADEINRATPKTQSALLEAMGEKTVTVLGNTYLMEKPFFVLATQNPIDMEGTYPLPEAQLDRFLCKINLLHPSAGELKEIVKRTTGTAIISIQKVISREELLQAQKLVREIVIAEEMIDYAIQLISMTQPESEEENEWAQYIQFGSGPRGLQAIIRLAKARAFLFGRVHVSIGDIRAVAKPALLHRIQLNYEAEAEGISNETFLDQVLVSMRREAVG, from the coding sequence ATGAGTGATCTACTGGAACCATTTGAAGAAATGAGTCAGAAAATGAGCGATGTCCGAAAAGAAATCGAGAAATTCATCGTGGGGCAGGAACAGGCCATTGAATATACGCTATTGTCGATACTTGCGGATGGCCATGCACTTCTTGAAGGGGCTCCTGGACTTGGGAAAACGATGCTTATCCGAACTATTAGTGAAGCACTGGATCTTACTTTTAAGCGTATCCAGTTCACGCCGGACCTGATGCCGTCAGATATTACAGGTACAACTCTTTTGGAAAGAGATGAGGAAGGACGTCAGCGTTTCACGTTTAACGAGGGCCCCTTATTCAGCCAGCTCGTATTGGCAGATGAAATCAACCGTGCGACCCCTAAAACTCAAAGTGCGCTGCTAGAAGCGATGGGAGAAAAAACAGTCACGGTGTTGGGGAATACCTATCTAATGGAAAAGCCGTTTTTTGTACTCGCCACTCAAAATCCAATCGACATGGAAGGCACATATCCATTGCCAGAAGCCCAATTGGACCGTTTTTTATGTAAAATCAACTTGCTTCATCCATCTGCTGGCGAATTGAAAGAAATTGTAAAACGTACGACGGGAACTGCAATCATTTCTATTCAGAAAGTAATTAGCAGAGAAGAGTTGCTTCAAGCTCAGAAACTTGTTCGGGAAATCGTCATAGCAGAAGAAATGATTGACTATGCGATACAGCTTATCTCAATGACTCAACCTGAATCAGAAGAAGAAAATGAATGGGCTCAGTACATTCAGTTCGGAAGCGGTCCCCGCGGGTTGCAGGCAATCATCCGACTTGCAAAAGCAAGAGCATTTCTATTCGGGCGGGTTCACGTATCTATCGGGGATATCCGGGCTGTTGCAAAACCAGCGCTGCTACACCGTATCCAGCTGAACTATGAAGCTGAAGCTGAAGGCATTTCAAATGAGACGTTCCTCGATCAAGTGCTTGTGAGTATGCGGAGGGAGGCAGTCGGTTAA
- a CDS encoding DUF58 domain-containing protein: protein MTSFFPKGLSARLSRLSFVQHGGRLGHHKGSHVSKKTGASLEFSDFKEYHPGDDIRHIDWNVYARTDSYFIKQFLDEQEMRVHIVLDTSKSMDYEDKWKFAQQIAIGLGQIALKNGDTVSISRMLHGKKQLFTRKGARQAGSWTTYISRFEKPSETTGLLDGLHAIPKGTTLLFVVTDALEPNEQLDRLFKQLSARCRDVRLVSIRSKSELSPDYQGDIRFIDSESEKISEVTMMQSVETAYQLQQKNHQLRMLESAAKYGIGVLMTTPQTGPEDVFTMQMRRQGWVR, encoded by the coding sequence ATGACTTCTTTCTTTCCTAAGGGTTTATCTGCACGTCTCAGCCGATTGTCTTTTGTCCAGCACGGAGGGCGTCTTGGACATCATAAAGGAAGTCATGTGTCTAAAAAAACCGGCGCCTCTCTGGAGTTTTCTGATTTCAAAGAATACCACCCCGGTGATGACATTCGTCATATCGACTGGAACGTGTACGCTCGAACTGATTCTTACTTCATTAAACAATTTTTAGATGAGCAGGAAATGCGTGTTCATATCGTACTCGATACGAGTAAGTCCATGGACTATGAAGATAAGTGGAAGTTTGCACAGCAAATTGCAATTGGGCTTGGACAAATCGCATTAAAGAATGGCGATACAGTTTCTATTAGCAGAATGCTTCACGGGAAAAAGCAATTGTTCACACGTAAAGGTGCGCGGCAGGCGGGTTCATGGACGACATATATCAGCCGATTTGAAAAACCTTCAGAAACGACTGGTTTGTTAGATGGACTACATGCCATTCCTAAAGGGACGACGTTGTTATTCGTTGTCACTGATGCGTTAGAACCGAACGAACAGCTGGATCGGCTGTTTAAACAGCTGTCAGCAAGATGCCGGGATGTCCGACTAGTGTCCATCCGTTCGAAGTCAGAGCTCAGCCCTGACTATCAAGGAGACATCCGGTTCATTGACAGTGAAAGTGAAAAGATTTCAGAAGTGACGATGATGCAGTCCGTCGAAACAGCATATCAGCTTCAACAGAAAAATCACCAGCTGCGCATGCTGGAAAGTGCAGCGAAATATGGAATTGGCGTGCTTATGACGACACCTCAAACAGGACCTGAGGATGTATTTACAATGCAAATGCGCAGGCAGGGATGGGTGCGCTAG
- a CDS encoding vWA domain-containing protein produces MGFASLTNLWTLVFPLTVVVYYLFRKRFEPRTISSTLFWDEDRREENVSPFIRNLQRNALFYLQLLSLLLFVWLLLGPYTKQSHTEGIPIVFIVDSSATMLAAPNEATLFKMNQDKMQSLLESAEGRPVSIVTTGKEPEFVLQNSDTQTAIKEVNSLSVRYEQSHIDTSIELVKSMYSEQGAEVHIFTDALERTALAYEGTNMSWHVHMNDQKVNNHSIVRFGANLRDGQVAAIVKLQHDTEKKQAGTIQLTEADSGKVLAEESFIGEPGSEELISFKKIDTDAAALQVELLDKDEYLADNVSYALLATERARVVVDAELHELLKKAAQAIQEEVTIDSGEDFDENAILRITSSERFLKEGERPILLIGRDDAEPVAAKGEVSVSNDPLFSIAAPTDMYVEEIYPPFEGYEVLASIGRDPLIQRSPRGDIIFLADLEATDWPLQPTFPLFLWSVVKSLSEDAETLGVFTPLQRKSVVMAEAADIYEMSGSYLFTTESANTLQAPAKPGIYKATDGTTDKLFAVQLDSSERRLAAGDSYTTGNLTAKGTEKEQNVPVIWPFLLPLLLVLLVEWEVQRRRGYPY; encoded by the coding sequence ATGGGGTTTGCTAGTTTAACGAACCTGTGGACATTGGTATTTCCGTTAACAGTAGTTGTCTATTATCTATTCAGGAAACGTTTTGAACCAAGAACAATTTCGTCAACCCTATTTTGGGATGAAGATCGCAGGGAAGAAAATGTGTCTCCATTCATTCGCAATTTGCAGCGCAATGCTCTTTTCTACTTGCAACTGCTATCGCTGCTGTTATTTGTATGGCTGCTCCTAGGGCCATACACTAAGCAATCCCATACTGAAGGCATTCCTATCGTTTTCATCGTCGACAGTTCTGCAACCATGCTGGCAGCACCAAATGAAGCCACACTTTTTAAGATGAATCAGGATAAGATGCAAAGCTTGCTGGAATCAGCAGAGGGACGGCCGGTTTCCATCGTGACCACGGGAAAAGAACCAGAATTCGTCTTGCAAAACAGTGATACCCAAACAGCTATAAAAGAAGTGAATTCGTTAAGCGTTCGATATGAACAAAGTCACATAGATACATCTATTGAGCTGGTGAAGTCGATGTATAGTGAACAAGGTGCAGAAGTTCATATCTTCACGGATGCGTTGGAACGGACAGCGCTGGCCTATGAAGGAACTAACATGAGCTGGCATGTACATATGAATGATCAAAAAGTTAACAATCACTCCATTGTCCGATTTGGGGCCAATTTACGTGATGGTCAAGTAGCTGCAATCGTGAAATTACAGCATGATACTGAAAAGAAACAGGCTGGAACTATTCAGTTAACAGAAGCAGATTCAGGAAAAGTGCTTGCAGAAGAATCTTTTATTGGAGAACCAGGCAGTGAGGAATTGATATCCTTTAAAAAGATTGATACGGATGCCGCTGCGCTTCAAGTTGAATTGCTCGATAAGGATGAGTATCTTGCAGACAACGTGAGCTATGCGCTGCTGGCAACTGAACGTGCGAGAGTAGTAGTAGATGCTGAACTTCATGAACTGCTGAAAAAAGCTGCGCAAGCTATTCAGGAAGAAGTCACGATTGATAGTGGGGAAGACTTCGATGAAAACGCCATATTACGAATCACGAGTTCAGAACGTTTTCTTAAAGAAGGGGAACGTCCAATCCTTTTAATCGGACGGGATGACGCAGAACCTGTTGCGGCAAAAGGAGAGGTTTCTGTTTCTAATGATCCATTGTTTTCAATTGCAGCTCCGACAGACATGTACGTAGAAGAAATCTATCCTCCTTTTGAAGGCTATGAAGTACTGGCGAGTATCGGGAGAGACCCGCTTATTCAACGATCCCCGCGCGGAGATATTATTTTTCTGGCAGACTTGGAAGCGACAGACTGGCCTTTGCAACCCACTTTTCCTTTGTTTCTATGGAGTGTCGTAAAGTCCCTGTCAGAGGATGCTGAAACGCTCGGCGTATTCACTCCGCTTCAACGGAAGTCTGTGGTGATGGCGGAAGCTGCGGATATTTACGAGATGTCTGGATCTTATTTGTTCACGACAGAATCAGCGAATACATTACAAGCTCCAGCAAAACCTGGAATTTATAAAGCAACAGATGGGACGACAGACAAACTATTTGCTGTTCAGCTCGATTCTTCAGAAAGACGTTTAGCTGCAGGAGATTCGTATACAACCGGAAATCTAACTGCAAAAGGTACGGAAAAAGAGCAAAACGTTCCGGTAATCTGGCCATTTCTTTTACCGCTCTTGCTGGTATTACTCGTAGAATGGGAGGTGCAGCGACGACGTGGATATCCGTATTGA
- a CDS encoding VWA domain-containing protein → MDIRIEHPLWLLILVPIAVYLIFTWRSVQRKTLRSALLFVLRSAAILFLTAALVSPFLVLYNKEEQILFLADRSASNLGTSNEMDAFIDQSLRSKKMDQAAGLYSFAGDFRTDISLTKEQVRLPETDSLEDAGETDIEKALSLANAVGSAKSATRIVLLTDGLQTRGDALSYLHKFTDSRVQIDVAKLNHQTFPDAALTKLDVPRTAYAGQQQLMTIEADASERTTGTIYLYQDDRILGEEKIDLIPGKNQFTYPLPAAETGLVKYEAKLVVENDHFLENNRMFAAVTVQGQPSVLVVETEEYPSIIPGMLDQDALNVTTMLAEDLPSTLSGYLPYQAIIFDNVPGTIVGEDKMAMIEQTVKNFGTGFMMTGGTNSFGLGGYFKTPIETLLPVEMEVKGKEELPSLGLVIVMDRSGSMSGSKLILAREAAARSVDLLREKDTFGFTAFDDSIWEVVPVGPLNNKEDVTSEILSVPAAGGTNIFPSVAKAYEDLAELSLQRKHVILLTDGQSPMPAGYLDIIEEAKSNNTTLSTVGIGSDADQTLLEEMAAAGGGRYYGVSDESTVPAILSRETITMTRTYIEDNPFYMKLGNVAEWNELFADGVPQMNAYIATTAKQTADIAAISPKEDPIIAEWKYGLGRTVAFTSDSSGKWSGELAGWEDYPEFWNTAMRRILPSYSSAPYVLTQGAGGKFTITDTSGEAAFLEVSAVTETGEEIEVLEDQTAPGKTSISLDTVPGLVYLSVTDDQNRLFETGVTIPYGEEYKPKAPNEDLLAAIAKETGGRVLEDPKDAFRPLPFRGEERKPITTWLLFGSLILFFADITLRRFSRFVPVKRKKSPLEDVDTAGPTSVTELLKQKRKR, encoded by the coding sequence GTGGATATCCGTATTGAACATCCTTTATGGTTACTCATTTTAGTCCCTATTGCAGTCTATCTGATTTTTACATGGCGCTCTGTTCAACGGAAAACACTTAGAAGCGCACTTCTTTTTGTGCTTCGCAGTGCCGCCATTTTGTTCTTGACAGCTGCTCTGGTTTCACCTTTTTTAGTGCTTTACAATAAAGAAGAGCAAATTTTGTTCCTAGCTGATCGTTCGGCTTCAAACTTAGGGACTTCAAATGAAATGGATGCATTCATCGATCAAAGTCTGCGATCCAAGAAAATGGATCAAGCGGCAGGATTGTATTCGTTTGCTGGTGATTTCCGGACAGACATCTCCTTAACAAAAGAGCAAGTGCGGCTGCCAGAGACTGATTCACTTGAAGATGCAGGTGAAACGGATATTGAAAAAGCGTTATCTCTTGCAAATGCGGTCGGCTCCGCTAAATCTGCAACTCGTATTGTTCTGTTAACAGATGGTTTGCAAACGCGTGGAGATGCGTTAAGCTACCTTCATAAATTCACGGATAGCCGCGTTCAAATAGATGTTGCGAAGCTAAACCACCAAACGTTTCCTGATGCTGCATTAACGAAATTGGATGTGCCGCGAACGGCTTATGCGGGTCAACAGCAGCTGATGACGATTGAAGCAGATGCGTCCGAGCGGACAACAGGCACCATTTATTTGTATCAAGATGATCGTATCTTAGGTGAAGAGAAGATTGACCTGATTCCAGGAAAGAATCAATTCACGTACCCGTTGCCTGCAGCGGAGACAGGATTAGTGAAGTATGAAGCGAAGCTTGTAGTGGAAAATGATCACTTTTTGGAAAATAATCGAATGTTCGCTGCGGTTACTGTTCAAGGTCAGCCATCCGTATTGGTTGTTGAAACAGAGGAGTATCCATCGATTATACCTGGTATGTTGGATCAGGATGCCCTGAACGTCACAACAATGCTGGCAGAAGATTTACCATCAACTTTATCTGGGTACTTACCGTATCAAGCGATTATCTTCGACAATGTGCCGGGCACTATTGTTGGAGAAGATAAAATGGCTATGATTGAACAAACGGTAAAAAATTTCGGGACGGGTTTCATGATGACAGGAGGAACTAACAGTTTCGGACTTGGCGGTTATTTCAAAACACCGATTGAAACTCTTTTACCTGTAGAGATGGAAGTGAAAGGCAAAGAAGAACTTCCTTCACTCGGACTTGTCATCGTCATGGACAGATCCGGAAGTATGAGCGGATCGAAACTGATCCTTGCACGCGAAGCCGCAGCCCGTTCAGTCGATTTACTTCGTGAAAAAGACACATTCGGCTTCACTGCATTTGATGATAGTATTTGGGAGGTTGTTCCGGTAGGTCCTCTTAACAATAAAGAAGACGTTACCTCAGAAATCTTATCCGTACCCGCAGCAGGCGGAACCAATATATTCCCTTCTGTGGCTAAAGCCTATGAGGATCTGGCAGAGCTGTCTCTTCAGAGGAAGCATGTCATTCTGTTAACGGATGGCCAGTCTCCTATGCCTGCGGGATATCTAGATATCATTGAGGAAGCGAAAAGTAACAACACGACGTTATCCACAGTAGGAATCGGCTCAGATGCAGACCAAACCTTACTCGAGGAAATGGCTGCAGCAGGCGGTGGCCGCTATTATGGTGTTTCTGATGAATCGACCGTCCCTGCAATTCTGTCCCGTGAAACCATAACGATGACGAGGACATATATCGAAGATAACCCTTTCTACATGAAACTCGGCAATGTTGCCGAGTGGAATGAGCTATTTGCAGATGGGGTTCCGCAAATGAATGCCTATATCGCAACGACTGCTAAACAAACAGCGGACATCGCTGCAATCAGCCCGAAAGAGGATCCGATTATTGCAGAATGGAAATATGGACTCGGGCGGACTGTTGCATTCACGTCGGATTCATCTGGAAAGTGGTCTGGAGAACTGGCGGGCTGGGAGGACTATCCTGAGTTTTGGAATACTGCAATGAGAAGAATTTTACCATCTTACAGTTCGGCACCTTACGTCTTGACTCAAGGTGCTGGCGGAAAATTCACGATTACGGATACAAGTGGTGAAGCTGCATTTCTTGAAGTATCAGCGGTTACTGAGACAGGCGAGGAAATAGAAGTCCTTGAAGACCAGACAGCACCCGGCAAGACAAGTATTTCACTCGATACAGTACCAGGGTTGGTTTACCTCAGTGTGACAGATGACCAAAACCGCCTGTTTGAAACTGGGGTGACGATTCCTTATGGTGAAGAGTATAAACCAAAAGCGCCAAACGAAGACTTGTTAGCAGCAATTGCGAAAGAAACGGGCGGACGTGTGCTGGAAGATCCTAAGGATGCATTCCGACCGCTTCCTTTTCGTGGAGAAGAACGCAAACCCATTACAACTTGGCTATTGTTCGGATCTCTAATTCTGTTCTTTGCAGACATTACATTGCGCCGTTTCAGCAGATTTGTGCCTGTGAAGAGAAAGAAATCACCCCTTGAAGACGTGGACACAGCAGGTCCGACGAGTGTTACCGAACTGCTGAAACAAAAGCGTAAGCGATAG
- a CDS encoding MFS transporter, producing the protein MAAKSTSFAIYILMFNMFITMSGIGLIIPIMPDYLGTFGVAGTALGALIAVFSFAQFIFSPVSGSLSDKHGRKNIIIFGLILYGVSQLAFGLSTELWMLFVARFFSGFGSAFLIPPMMAFVADITTFEERGRGMGLLGASMSLGFMIGPGIGGFLSKFGLQFPFYFAAGAALFAAVMSIYILPNPAPSPAAENGPRRTENLFQQIARSAKTSYFVVLLVMFVFSFGLANFQSTISLYVGIKYNYTPLMIAVIITVGGFVGVIIQTFVINRLFKRFGEMRVILINLVIAAAAMLSITFVNVFWSILLVATIFSTATALLRPAVNTLVSKLAGNEQGYAAGMMNAYMSLGNMVGPALAGFVFDWKMTAPYFLGTAILLTCFFIAATWAKKNTDVLAATRS; encoded by the coding sequence GTGGCTGCTAAATCAACATCATTTGCGATTTATATTCTGATGTTCAATATGTTCATTACCATGTCAGGAATTGGACTGATCATCCCCATCATGCCTGACTACCTGGGTACGTTCGGCGTAGCGGGTACTGCACTTGGAGCCCTAATTGCCGTGTTTTCATTTGCACAATTTATATTTTCACCGGTTTCCGGTTCTCTTTCAGATAAACACGGACGAAAGAATATTATCATTTTCGGACTCATTCTCTATGGAGTGTCTCAACTGGCTTTTGGACTTTCGACAGAACTTTGGATGCTTTTCGTTGCCCGATTCTTCTCAGGTTTTGGATCAGCATTCTTAATTCCTCCGATGATGGCTTTTGTCGCAGACATTACCACATTCGAAGAACGCGGTCGCGGTATGGGGCTCCTGGGCGCATCCATGTCCCTTGGTTTCATGATAGGACCTGGAATTGGAGGTTTTCTATCTAAATTCGGACTTCAGTTCCCCTTTTACTTTGCGGCAGGCGCTGCGTTATTCGCTGCAGTCATGTCCATCTATATTTTACCGAATCCTGCCCCAAGTCCCGCAGCTGAAAACGGACCGCGGCGGACCGAAAACTTATTTCAACAAATTGCCCGCTCTGCAAAGACGTCCTATTTCGTCGTCTTACTGGTCATGTTTGTTTTCTCCTTCGGTCTGGCAAACTTCCAATCGACCATTTCACTCTACGTGGGCATTAAATACAACTATACGCCCCTCATGATTGCGGTCATTATTACAGTGGGCGGATTCGTTGGTGTCATCATCCAGACATTTGTCATTAACCGGCTGTTCAAGCGCTTTGGAGAAATGAGAGTCATCCTTATCAATTTAGTCATTGCAGCTGCAGCGATGCTCAGCATTACATTCGTTAACGTGTTTTGGTCGATCCTGCTAGTGGCAACAATTTTCTCAACTGCTACTGCATTACTGAGACCCGCAGTAAATACGTTAGTTTCAAAACTTGCTGGCAACGAACAAGGCTATGCAGCTGGAATGATGAATGCCTACATGAGCTTAGGCAACATGGTGGGTCCTGCACTCGCTGGATTCGTTTTCGACTGGAAAATGACCGCTCCCTATTTCCTAGGTACGGCTATCCTTCTCACTTGCTTTTTCATAGCCGCCACATGGGCAAAGAAGAACACAGATGTATTAGCTGCTACACGTTCATAA
- a CDS encoding ABC transporter substrate-binding protein produces MKALVRGAILIAATAAILMIINAQLAKSGAQSGGNTLTVYNWGEYIDPDLIKQFEKETGINVIYETFDSNEGMMGKIEQGGTSYDLTVPSEYMVEMMREKDLLIPLDYEKIPNIKNIDPYFMNLPFDPDNTYSIPYFWGTLGIAYNPTLLEGQTFESWDNLWDPSLKQEAVLVDSAREVIGMSLNSLGYSLNSTNLGELREAADKLKTLSPNIKAVIGDEVTQMMMNNEAAVSLIWSGQAADMMSENEDITYVVPDEGSNLWFDNIVIPKTVKNIDGAYEFINFMLRPEVAAQNADYVGYSTPNVKALDLLDPEVVADERYYPDEAARDHLEVYKDLGLEMLGTYNELFLEFKMNMK; encoded by the coding sequence ATGAAAGCGTTAGTACGTGGAGCAATCTTAATTGCGGCAACTGCAGCCATTCTAATGATTATTAACGCACAGCTCGCTAAAAGCGGTGCACAATCGGGCGGGAATACACTCACCGTCTATAACTGGGGAGAATATATTGATCCTGATCTCATTAAACAATTCGAAAAAGAAACGGGCATCAATGTCATCTATGAAACCTTCGATTCGAACGAAGGGATGATGGGAAAAATCGAACAAGGCGGGACGTCTTATGACCTCACAGTTCCGTCCGAGTATATGGTGGAAATGATGCGGGAAAAAGATCTGCTCATCCCCCTTGATTACGAAAAAATTCCCAACATCAAAAATATCGATCCCTATTTCATGAATCTGCCGTTTGACCCTGACAACACGTATTCAATTCCCTATTTCTGGGGGACGCTCGGGATTGCTTACAATCCCACTTTGTTAGAAGGCCAAACATTTGAGAGCTGGGATAACTTATGGGATCCTTCGCTTAAACAAGAGGCTGTGCTCGTGGATAGCGCCCGGGAAGTCATTGGGATGAGCTTGAATTCTCTGGGCTATTCACTGAACTCGACCAATTTGGGTGAATTACGAGAAGCTGCGGATAAGCTGAAAACGCTGAGTCCGAATATTAAAGCCGTCATTGGTGATGAAGTAACACAGATGATGATGAATAACGAAGCCGCGGTCTCACTTATCTGGTCTGGGCAAGCCGCAGATATGATGTCAGAGAACGAAGACATCACGTATGTAGTGCCCGATGAAGGATCAAACTTGTGGTTTGATAACATCGTCATTCCAAAAACAGTGAAAAATATTGATGGGGCTTACGAGTTTATCAACTTCATGTTACGTCCTGAAGTGGCGGCTCAAAATGCGGACTATGTCGGCTATTCAACGCCAAACGTAAAAGCGTTAGATCTTTTGGACCCTGAAGTGGTTGCTGATGAACGGTACTATCCGGATGAAGCAGCGCGGGATCACTTGGAAGTATACAAAGATTTGGGCTTGGAAATGCTGGGTACGTACAATGAACTGTTCCTGGAGTTTAAGATGAATATGAAGTAA